In Nitrosococcus oceani ATCC 19707, the following proteins share a genomic window:
- a CDS encoding PH domain-containing protein, whose protein sequence is MPAWITALACGLTRFSQSFLIDRVNLSSEWFCFRRGFGIYSIKLDKGKLIVSTILYEANPSMLRMNPFITALSILLIPVGIGIIILLWMYIKTKMDKLTIKTDEIVWMHGLLNKSYTEINMSSVRTVKVNQSVLQRMLNAGDVAIYTAGDNPEVVIRGLPEPDKVRDYIKGQNEERG, encoded by the coding sequence TTGCCGGCTTGGATTACCGCGCTGGCGTGTGGCCTGACCCGCTTCTCTCAAAGCTTTTTAATTGATAGAGTAAACCTCTCTTCGGAGTGGTTTTGCTTCCGGCGAGGCTTTGGCATTTACTCTATAAAACTAGATAAAGGAAAGTTGATTGTGTCGACAATACTTTATGAAGCAAATCCCTCTATGTTGCGGATGAATCCATTCATCACGGCATTGTCCATTCTGCTAATTCCTGTTGGAATCGGAATTATTATTCTCTTATGGATGTATATCAAAACCAAGATGGACAAACTTACCATTAAGACGGACGAAATTGTGTGGATGCATGGTTTGTTGAATAAGTCTTATACGGAGATCAATATGAGCTCCGTACGTACAGTCAAAGTTAATCAGTCCGTGTTACAGCGAATGCTGAATGCGGGGGATGTGGCAATCTACACTGCGGGAGACAATCCAGAGGTGGTTATTCGCGGTCTCCCTGAACCGGATAAAGTTCGCGATTATATTAAAGGTCAGAACGAGGAAAGAGGATAA
- a CDS encoding type I restriction endonuclease subunit R encodes MRATGELELNLMPTQNSPPNIAMDKVQKTALQQVIIDHLLSHGWQKGKAELYDPVLALYPEDLIGFIRECHSQPLPKLIQDAPDQAVQILLRRAAEEMDQRGALEVLRHGFKEQENDISLCQFHSYQEFHSGTLARYKKNRLRVVPNLSYSPYTHEDYIPYLDLVFFVNGVPVATLKATSESQPSLSAIIRQYQRDCPPHDPRMGHEEPLLAFRKRALVHFAVSQEEVWVSTRLQGLATHFTPFNQGHKGGAGNPPNPAGYPTDYLWQKIFECDTWLDLLGQFIHFERKNAAWKEEKEFPSETLVFPRFHQWEMVTQLAGAVRQEGPGQQYLIQHGAGSGQRYSIAWTAHHVAALADRKHQKIFTGVIVVTDCHEFHAQLQNTLYSPKYERKQIYRLTQEIAQNCQAEWLAATLAAAGIHIITVTPQAFPSVLALIQNQVIFKEHTFAVIAHQAPFPTSRSLFSRLGEVLLSESAQKEITTNTEDLLITSLTNSPPSPHISYFLFTAAPQEKTLALFGQPTSPALPFSDNNQPEPFHHYTLQQAIEEGFMLNPLKRYMTYVTAARLAQQQLSLNQEENLSCRIFPWMGQSPDNLNIVQKAEIITEHFRHQVVHLMNGQAKAILTTHSCQAAQRYQRTFERYIAAQQYQDVQTLTNDHQVIIGAHKHQAKFSSSQLCALYIDKKFTGTDCVQTLSHLGEIHPGKEAPFILDFANPAEQVLHAFRPYHPAAEIFSVSDPKLIYQLQSYLDEARIYNWQDVESFAAAFFDTEQTTERLNYHCQSAVERFREQYQENIKIIQTAQQAKQEATAAGDRIRRENACHSFKQAEERKNALDRFKENLLSFADCYEHLSQILDYGNQELEKLNVYARHLYSLLGEMQQSEAIDSPPREFISYRLNKICERTFKAARQESLGEPAYNTTGESRANPWRKEASCSLLINRLKPLLAGEYLSDRDRLNYLHAIKDKLLENPALAAQLEDQRPNPIPSSDFSQIVQHTVMENLKNHHEMAAQLLHDEGMVKDFSRLLLDLLSNQPEQ; translated from the coding sequence ATGAGGGCTACTGGAGAGTTAGAGCTAAATCTCATGCCTACCCAGAATAGCCCGCCGAATATTGCTATGGATAAGGTCCAGAAAACGGCGCTTCAACAAGTCATTATTGATCACCTCCTTAGTCATGGCTGGCAGAAGGGAAAAGCAGAGCTTTACGATCCCGTCTTGGCCCTGTACCCGGAAGATCTTATCGGCTTTATCCGGGAGTGCCATTCCCAACCGCTGCCAAAACTTATCCAGGACGCTCCCGATCAAGCCGTCCAAATACTTCTTAGGCGGGCGGCTGAAGAAATGGACCAGCGCGGAGCCTTAGAGGTGCTACGGCATGGTTTTAAGGAACAGGAGAATGATATTAGCCTCTGCCAGTTTCACTCCTACCAGGAATTCCATTCGGGAACCCTGGCCCGCTATAAAAAAAACCGGCTGCGGGTGGTGCCTAACCTGTCTTATTCTCCCTATACTCACGAAGACTACATTCCCTACCTCGATCTGGTATTTTTTGTTAACGGGGTGCCGGTAGCTACTTTAAAAGCGACCTCGGAATCCCAGCCCTCCCTCTCTGCTATCATCCGTCAATACCAACGGGATTGTCCCCCTCACGATCCCCGTATGGGCCATGAAGAACCGCTGCTGGCCTTTAGAAAACGCGCCCTAGTACATTTTGCCGTCAGCCAGGAAGAAGTTTGGGTAAGCACCCGCTTACAAGGTCTGGCAACCCATTTCACGCCTTTCAATCAAGGCCATAAAGGTGGCGCTGGTAATCCTCCCAATCCAGCAGGTTACCCTACGGATTATCTATGGCAAAAAATTTTTGAGTGCGACACCTGGCTTGATCTGCTAGGTCAATTTATCCATTTCGAGAGAAAAAACGCTGCCTGGAAAGAAGAAAAAGAATTCCCCTCGGAAACACTGGTCTTCCCCCGCTTTCATCAATGGGAGATGGTTACCCAATTAGCAGGGGCCGTCCGCCAGGAAGGGCCAGGGCAGCAGTATCTCATTCAACACGGCGCTGGTTCGGGGCAACGCTATTCTATTGCTTGGACTGCCCACCATGTAGCTGCATTAGCTGACAGGAAGCATCAGAAAATTTTTACCGGGGTCATCGTGGTCACCGACTGCCATGAATTCCACGCCCAGCTCCAGAACACACTCTACTCACCTAAGTATGAGAGAAAACAGATATACCGGCTTACTCAAGAAATTGCTCAAAACTGCCAAGCCGAATGGTTAGCAGCAACATTGGCGGCAGCCGGCATCCACATTATCACGGTTACGCCCCAAGCCTTTCCTTCCGTGTTGGCCCTCATCCAAAACCAAGTTATTTTTAAGGAACATACTTTCGCTGTTATTGCTCACCAGGCTCCTTTTCCTACCAGCAGAAGTCTGTTCTCTAGGCTAGGGGAAGTGCTGTTATCTGAGTCGGCACAAAAGGAGATTACAACCAATACTGAAGATCTTTTGATCACCTCCCTAACAAACAGTCCCCCCTCGCCCCATATCAGCTATTTTCTCTTCACGGCTGCTCCTCAAGAGAAAACCCTGGCGTTATTTGGACAACCGACTAGCCCGGCGCTTCCTTTCTCTGATAACAACCAACCCGAGCCTTTCCATCACTATACTCTACAACAGGCCATTGAAGAAGGCTTCATGCTCAACCCGCTCAAACGCTATATGACTTACGTCACGGCCGCCAGACTGGCCCAGCAGCAACTTTCACTCAATCAAGAAGAAAATCTTTCCTGCCGTATTTTCCCTTGGATGGGGCAGTCCCCTGACAACCTCAATATCGTACAAAAAGCCGAGATAATCACCGAACATTTCCGCCACCAAGTGGTTCACCTGATGAATGGCCAAGCCAAAGCCATACTCACCACCCATTCCTGCCAAGCCGCGCAACGTTACCAACGGACTTTTGAACGCTACATCGCTGCTCAGCAGTATCAGGACGTCCAGACTCTAACCAATGATCATCAGGTGATCATTGGCGCTCACAAACATCAGGCGAAATTCTCATCATCCCAGCTCTGCGCCCTGTATATAGATAAAAAATTTACCGGTACCGATTGCGTTCAAACGCTATCCCACCTGGGCGAGATCCACCCCGGCAAAGAGGCGCCCTTTATTCTCGACTTTGCTAACCCCGCCGAGCAAGTACTGCATGCCTTCCGGCCCTATCATCCTGCCGCAGAGATTTTTTCTGTCTCTGATCCTAAATTAATTTACCAGCTTCAATCTTATCTGGATGAGGCACGCATTTACAATTGGCAAGATGTGGAGTCCTTTGCTGCCGCCTTTTTCGATACCGAGCAAACCACAGAGCGCCTAAACTATCATTGCCAATCCGCGGTGGAACGTTTCCGGGAGCAGTATCAGGAAAACATAAAAATTATCCAGACCGCCCAACAAGCCAAACAGGAAGCAACAGCTGCCGGCGACAGGATACGCAGAGAGAATGCTTGCCACAGTTTTAAACAGGCCGAGGAAAGAAAAAATGCCTTGGACCGATTCAAAGAAAATCTGCTCAGCTTTGCTGATTGCTATGAACATCTTTCCCAGATCCTAGACTATGGCAATCAAGAACTAGAAAAACTCAATGTCTATGCCCGCCACCTATACTCTCTCCTGGGTGAGATGCAGCAGAGCGAAGCTATTGATTCACCCCCGCGAGAATTCATCTCTTACCGGCTGAATAAAATTTGTGAACGAACATTCAAAGCAGCCCGACAAGAATCTCTGGGAGAGCCCGCGTACAACACCACCGGAGAATCGCGGGCAAATCCCTGGAGAAAAGAGGCGTCCTGTTCTCTTCTTATCAATCGCCTTAAGCCGCTCTTGGCAGGCGAATATCTCAGCGACAGAGATCGATTAAACTATTTACACGCTATCAAGGATAAGCTGCTTGAAAATCCGGCACTAGCGGCTCAGCTGGAAGATCAGCGGCCGAACCCCATCCCATCGAGTGATTTCTCCCAGATAGTGCAGCATACCGTAATGGAAAATTTAAAAAATCACCATGAAATGGCGGCCCAATTACTCCATGATGAAGGGATGGTTAAGGATTTTAGCCGCCTCCTGCTAGATCTGCTTTCAAACCAGCCTGAGCAATAG
- a CDS encoding succinylglutamate desuccinylase/aspartoacylase family protein, giving the protein MKDYTKPHSRIFQHPKKYVHHCLCRLLFSSQLLLILPTVAAALEAQQEDAASSIQISRSLKRVEPDSPKNLPSEGSATIQGKAATQEPLQLLGETINPGVKKRLSWTLSHTFEGIPVSAPILVVNGSHPGPTLCLTAAVHGDEINGIAMVHQTIAALKSSQLNGAVIGVPIVNMYGYRRSSRYLPDRRDLNRHFPGSPEGSSAARIAHSFFQQVITHCDVLVDLHTGSFHRTNLPQVRADLNHPNILKLARSFGGVAVVHSKGVSGTLRRAAMDRDIPSITLEAGEPKRLQLQEVHQGLKGIKNLMNELGMVDEGETKSAPEAVFHQTKWIRTHQAGILLSEVELGDPIKAGQQLGIITNPITNQQIPIVSPYHGQLLGMALNQVTIPGYAAYHIGIKADKPGPIEELPEHVATKTEMLDYSDGEE; this is encoded by the coding sequence ATGAAAGACTACACCAAACCCCATAGCCGGATATTTCAGCACCCAAAAAAATATGTCCATCATTGCCTATGCAGACTATTATTTTCTAGTCAGCTACTGCTAATCCTGCCAACCGTAGCGGCAGCCCTAGAGGCACAACAAGAAGACGCGGCCTCTAGCATTCAAATCTCCCGCAGTTTGAAGCGGGTAGAGCCAGACTCCCCAAAAAACCTTCCTTCCGAGGGTAGCGCCACCATTCAGGGCAAGGCCGCCACCCAGGAGCCCTTGCAATTGCTCGGGGAAACCATCAACCCCGGTGTAAAAAAACGACTCTCCTGGACCCTGAGCCACACCTTTGAAGGCATCCCTGTCTCCGCGCCAATATTAGTGGTGAATGGTAGCCACCCAGGGCCGACGCTTTGCCTCACCGCTGCGGTCCATGGCGATGAGATCAATGGCATTGCGATGGTCCATCAAACGATTGCCGCGCTTAAATCCTCCCAGCTTAACGGTGCTGTGATTGGCGTGCCTATTGTCAATATGTATGGCTATCGCCGCAGTTCCCGTTATTTGCCTGATCGGCGGGATCTGAATCGGCATTTCCCTGGAAGTCCCGAAGGCAGTTCGGCCGCTCGTATTGCCCATTCTTTTTTCCAACAGGTGATTACCCACTGCGATGTCTTAGTAGACCTGCACACCGGTTCTTTTCATCGGACTAATCTGCCCCAAGTGCGAGCAGATTTAAATCATCCCAATATCCTAAAATTAGCTCGTAGTTTTGGTGGCGTTGCCGTCGTTCACAGTAAAGGCGTCTCCGGAACACTACGGCGGGCCGCCATGGATAGGGACATTCCCAGTATTACCCTTGAAGCTGGAGAGCCTAAACGCCTGCAACTCCAGGAAGTTCACCAAGGTTTAAAAGGAATAAAAAACCTGATGAACGAATTAGGCATGGTAGATGAAGGCGAAACAAAATCGGCTCCAGAAGCCGTGTTCCACCAAACTAAGTGGATACGGACCCACCAGGCCGGGATTCTACTCTCTGAAGTCGAACTCGGCGATCCGATTAAGGCAGGGCAGCAATTAGGCATCATAACTAATCCGATTACCAATCAACAGATACCTATCGTGTCACCTTATCATGGCCAACTCCTGGGCATGGCCCTTAATCAGGTGACGATACCTGGTTACGCCGCCTATCATATCGGAATTAAAGCTGATAAACCGGGGCCTATCGAGGAGCTCCCCGAACATGTCGCTACCAAAACTGAAATGCTCGACTATTCCGATGGCGAAGAGTAA